Proteins from a single region of Cydia splendana chromosome 9, ilCydSple1.2, whole genome shotgun sequence:
- the LOC134793914 gene encoding uncharacterized protein LOC134793914, which produces MEFKCSEMFLEVLTVVGNCCQFDIAHFKRFAPTNTKFVPGNTISQGLELTVNGVKEYANGTVRDGAVSMFIFDPNNKATVIDSPISLASTSYFEVEIEIFAIDSSPEVKALPLKTRKCSLSTDQAIGASVYQKCISTLLMRTIANACKCLPFLCSAEDLSVEDYPTCTWERYLCIVPQQEITFAGMHSLIRMNDCYQSCDYVEYDPKVEFVRKMKNAKNTNYTKLGVHYASRTCMKYRRQIIYTWDQMLANLGGIFGLCLGGSFISLIEIVWFLVDVLVTTINSYKAKKKESHTC; this is translated from the exons ATGGAGTTCAAGTGTTCGGAGATGTTCCTCGAGGTGCTCACCGTCGTCGGCAATTGCTGTCAATTTGACATCGCTCATTTCAA ACGTTTCGCTCCCACTAACACAAAGTTTGTACCCGGTAACACAATTTCCCAAGGACTCGAGCTTACAGTAAACGGTGTCAAAGAATATGCAAATGGAACTGTACGCGATGGAGCAGTGTCG ATGTTCATTTTCGACCCTAACAACAAGGCCACCGTGATAGACAGCCCCATATCCCTTGCTTCAACCAGCTATTTTGAAGTGGAAATCGAGATCTTTGCCATCGATTCCTCTCCAGAGGTCAAAGCCCTGCCTCTGAAAACCAGGAAATGCTCCTTAAGTACA GACCAAGCCATCGGAGCCAGTGTTTACCAAAAGTGCATTTCAACACTGCTAATGAGAACAATCGCGAATGCGTGCAAATGTCTCCCATTTCTTTGTTCAG cTGAAGACTTGTCCGTAGAAGACTACCCGACCTGTACTTGGGAGAGATACTTATGTATAGTACCACAACAGG AAATCACTTTTGCGGGCATGCACTCCCTCATTCGCATGAACGACTGCTACCAGAGCTGCGACTACGTGGAGTACGACCCGAAAGTGGAGTTCGTACGAAAAATGAAAAA TGCCAAGAACACAAACTACACCAAACTAGGTGTCCACTACGCATCTAGGACCTGCATGAAGTACAGGAGACAGATCATCTACACCTGGGACCAGATGTTAG CTAACCTCGGTGGAATATTTGGCCTCTGCCTGGGCGGCTCATTTATAAGTCTCATAGAAATTGTATGGTTCCTCGTAGACGTCCTCGTTACCACAATTAACAGttacaaagcaaaaaaaaaagaaagtcaTACTTGTTAA